One window of Acidobacteriota bacterium genomic DNA carries:
- a CDS encoding glycosyl transferase, protein MKLSVVIPCYNERQTIEALVEAVREAPVEKVEIIIIDDGSTDGTRELLQAKPREWVDKIVLQERNFGKGAALRAGFQAATGDLVIVQDADLEYDPKEYPILIAPILKDRADVVFGSRFSGGRAHRVVYFWHMVGNRFLTLLSNMLTNLNLTDMESCYKVFRRELLDGLTIEEERFGVEPELVAKIARTGARIYEVGISYYGRTYAQGKKTNWKDGIAAMYAIMKYNLFRR, encoded by the coding sequence ATGAAGCTCTCCGTCGTAATTCCTTGTTATAATGAGCGACAGACCATTGAGGCTTTGGTTGAAGCGGTCCGCGAAGCCCCGGTCGAGAAGGTCGAAATTATTATCATTGACGATGGATCGACTGACGGAACGAGAGAACTTCTGCAAGCTAAGCCTCGCGAATGGGTTGATAAGATCGTGCTGCAGGAACGCAATTTCGGCAAGGGAGCAGCGCTGCGTGCGGGTTTCCAGGCAGCTACGGGCGACCTGGTCATTGTTCAAGATGCGGACCTGGAGTATGACCCGAAAGAATATCCTATCCTTATAGCTCCGATCCTGAAGGATCGTGCTGACGTGGTGTTCGGTTCCCGGTTCTCAGGCGGCCGAGCTCATCGTGTGGTTTACTTCTGGCATATGGTCGGAAACCGGTTTCTCACATTGCTCTCGAACATGCTTACCAACTTGAACCTGACCGATATGGAGAGTTGTTACAAGGTTTTTCGACGCGAACTCTTGGATGGCCTTACTATCGAGGAGGAACGGTTCGGCGTCGAACCCGAACTTGTCGCGAAGATTGCGCGGACTGGAGCGCGCATTTATGAGGTCGGCATCTCCTACTACGGGCGGACATACGCCCAGGGCAAAAAGACTAACTGGAAGGACGGCATCGCAGCGATGTATGCGATCATGAAATATAACCTCTTTCGTAGATAG